In the genome of Candidatus Bathyarchaeota archaeon, the window AAGCCTTATTAATCTATGAATATCCATAGTCACTACTGAATCTACTTTAACTGCTTTATCTTTAATAATGGAGCGGATTTCATGAAGTATTCTTCTTTTTGTTAAAGATTTTAATGAATTACTTTTTATTATTGAAGCAACTCTCTTAGCCCAACCGGAAGGCTGTTCATCAATATTATTTAAAACATTATTTAAATCTATTCCAATACCCATTACATAATCAACTATTTCTTTTCTTTCATCACTAGTTAATTGCAATATTTCATTTGAATCTATATGAATATGATATCCTCTATGACCTGTGAAGTAAATTTTAATATTTTCTTTTTTAAATCCAAAATCTTTCATTAAAAAATCTATTAATTTTAAAGTTTCTTCTTTAGCTTTTTCTAAGCATTTTTGGCAGATCCATGTTTCTGTTTGAATCTTGCTTTCACCGCATTTTAAACATTTTTCTGGCGGCATACCTTTACTTGTGTAACTACAATTTTTACAAATCCATTTATCATGCTCTTTTTTGCATAAAGTATCTATATGATCTGCATCTATATCAAATATTAAATCAGCCCCAATCCATTCTTTACCTTTCATTTCTTCTTCAGGTTTTAAATAGTATGCTGATGAATAATAAACATCTGATGGAACAATTGTTTTAATGAATTCTCTAAGGGTATTAATGTTTAAAAAATTTTTATGACGAACCATAATTTTCTCTTTAAAAAGGAGAAAACCAAATTCTCTTTTAGTAATCTCTTTAGGTTCCTTAATTCTCCAAGAAAATAAACGATAATACTCAAAAAACTTTTTCTTAATGTAATCTTCTATCAACTTTTTTTCTCCAAAACTTTAATGCCTTCTTATAATAAGTTAATGGATGCACTACTTTACTACATAATTCATCTTGATTTATACATATGCCATAAGTTTTTAATGTTGAACATTTCGGTGGAACATACTTAATTCCTGAACCTCTTGCACCTGCTATATGTTCAATTTGATATTTTGTTTTTTCCTCATTAAAATCTGAAACTCCTTTAAAAATTTGAGTTATTTCTTCAGGTTTTAAACCTATGTTTAAAAGAAAAGCTGTTAAAGTAAATCTTTCCACATGAGAAGCATGCCCTCCAGAAATTATGGATTCATAAATCTTCTTTATGCATGGTGGGAAAGCTGAAAAAACCATTGTTTTAGGCAATTCAGTAGAAGAAACAAAACTTAATTTACTTGAATAAGAAATGATTCTTTTTATATATTCTTCAAAATTATTTTTTATTTCAACATTAGAATCTTCTATTTTAGCCAGTATTCTTCTTTGAATTTCTTCTTCAAGAAGTCTTGAAG includes:
- a CDS encoding DNA primase small subunit PriS, encoding MIEDYIKKKFFEYYRLFSWRIKEPKEITKREFGFLLFKEKIMVRHKNFLNINTLREFIKTIVPSDVYYSSAYYLKPEEEMKGKEWIGADLIFDIDADHIDTLCKKEHDKWICKNCSYTSKGMPPEKCLKCGESKIQTETWICQKCLEKAKEETLKLIDFLMKDFGFKKENIKIYFTGHRGYHIHIDSNEILQLTSDERKEIVDYVMGIGIDLNNVLNNIDEQPSGWAKRVASIIKSNSLKSLTKRRILHEIRSIIKDKAVKVDSVVTMDIHRLIRLPETLNGKTGLRAVKVDLTNLEEFNPLNEAIALEKGEEKIYIKEAPKFLLGGEEFGPYKNEEVTLPMAAALLLICKGKAKLVN
- a CDS encoding DNA primase large subunit PriL; protein product: MLTIIDLAKYPFTKEAAEYVKNLGLKIDDLTSIEFIEVINRAEERIKEAILNVKISKEWLHNDVEILSFPTAILLLSGIKDEKIKRRYALSEAKRAYEFLIDEENEKILHIAKETFNWKIEFVNTTFNNRFFTFKLHFSNYLRNAVKIKDTKWKLINRILEDGYVYLTKEEASRLLEEEIQRRILAKIEDSNVEIKNNFEEYIKRIISYSSKLSFVSSTELPKTMVFSAFPPCIKKIYESIISGGHASHVERFTLTAFLLNIGLKPEEITQIFKGVSDFNEEKTKYQIEHIAGARGSGIKYVPPKCSTLKTYGICINQDELCSKVVHPLTYYKKALKFWRKKVDRRLH